Proteins from a genomic interval of Rhodococcoides fascians A25f:
- a CDS encoding MMPL family transporter, whose protein sequence is MTGSAVLESSRRRRSIGDRWGRTVARHRWAVLAVWLLLAVGSAILYPALQNSLVGANFSVPGTESSRADRLVEQHFASFGSEQLVVTFTSDTVDSRNPAFRERVGEVVSSLRQSPDVLRVVDPYESAGFVPTISADGTSALAFVGVGGDPRDRIAVAERIQELIGGASRDDIEVAVTGYSPMTVDLTKVESDDAVRAESIGLPLAFVLLVLALGSVVAGIVPLVTTGIGVLAAFGVFALLSNVMTFDVLVTTVASMFGLGLGIDYALFIVSRFREEMDRAVPGEPDGRARTDAAVGAAMGTAGHTIVISGLVVLIALGALAIVDVPAVQSISFVVALTVACVVVVAWTLLPAILAVLGSRISGLSLPQRFQPPSVGEHAAAVPTWWSRWARHVIERPWRYTAVTAAVLFACLAPIGSIQYGVDLGADALSAEPSGKANAVLTDKFAPGTISPITIVFTGEDDRALDPVQTATVASFADDVRSDGRVEYALAQQDGGRTLLIVVPSVPIDSTDASDLVTSIRSQALLAAERDGTNVSVGGTTALVVDASAEISSKFLWVVAAVLAFSLVYLGIVFRSVVIPVKAVAMNVLVTGAALGATVAVFQWGWGSSLLGFESPGYIQVYLPVTVFAVVFGLSMDYEVFLIGRMREVFVRNDVTGTDTDRANDTAIVDGLEHTARPITAAAAIMIAVFASFLTADVLELQQFGFALAVAVLFDAVLVRMMMVPAMMKLFGARNWWPGSRDRQVVGN, encoded by the coding sequence ATGACCGGGTCGGCAGTGCTGGAATCCAGCCGACGCCGGCGCAGTATCGGCGACCGTTGGGGCCGAACGGTCGCGCGTCATCGGTGGGCGGTGCTGGCCGTCTGGCTGCTGCTCGCAGTGGGGTCCGCAATTCTGTATCCCGCGCTGCAGAACTCGTTGGTGGGCGCCAACTTCTCCGTACCCGGAACCGAATCCAGCCGCGCCGACCGACTCGTCGAACAGCACTTCGCGTCCTTCGGGTCCGAACAGCTCGTCGTCACGTTCACCTCCGATACGGTCGACAGCCGGAACCCGGCCTTTCGCGAACGGGTGGGGGAGGTCGTCTCCTCGCTGCGGCAGTCACCGGATGTACTGCGTGTCGTCGATCCTTACGAGAGCGCCGGATTCGTCCCGACGATCTCCGCGGACGGGACGTCGGCGCTGGCGTTCGTCGGCGTCGGCGGCGATCCGCGTGATCGCATCGCCGTGGCCGAACGAATCCAGGAGCTGATCGGCGGCGCATCCCGCGACGACATCGAGGTGGCGGTCACCGGCTATTCCCCGATGACGGTGGACCTGACGAAGGTCGAATCCGACGACGCCGTGCGCGCCGAGAGCATCGGACTGCCCCTCGCATTCGTGTTGCTGGTCCTGGCTCTGGGTTCGGTGGTCGCCGGCATCGTTCCGCTCGTCACCACCGGAATCGGAGTGCTGGCCGCCTTCGGAGTTTTTGCACTCCTGTCCAACGTCATGACATTCGACGTGCTGGTGACGACGGTGGCGTCGATGTTCGGGCTCGGCCTCGGCATCGACTACGCGCTGTTCATCGTCAGCCGATTCCGCGAGGAGATGGACCGAGCAGTTCCGGGTGAGCCCGATGGCCGTGCCCGCACGGACGCGGCCGTCGGTGCCGCGATGGGAACGGCCGGGCACACGATCGTCATCTCGGGCTTGGTGGTACTCATTGCTCTCGGCGCGTTGGCTATCGTCGATGTTCCTGCGGTGCAGAGTATTTCGTTCGTGGTCGCCCTCACGGTGGCGTGTGTCGTCGTCGTGGCGTGGACTCTGCTGCCCGCCATCCTGGCGGTCCTGGGTTCGAGAATCTCCGGATTGTCGCTCCCACAGCGGTTTCAACCACCGTCGGTCGGCGAACACGCTGCAGCCGTCCCCACGTGGTGGTCGAGATGGGCTCGGCACGTCATCGAACGGCCCTGGCGCTACACCGCCGTCACCGCGGCCGTCCTGTTCGCCTGCCTCGCACCGATCGGTTCCATTCAGTACGGCGTCGACCTCGGAGCCGACGCGCTGAGCGCCGAACCGAGTGGCAAAGCCAACGCGGTCCTGACCGACAAGTTCGCTCCCGGCACCATCTCGCCGATCACCATCGTGTTCACCGGCGAGGACGACCGCGCACTCGATCCGGTCCAGACGGCAACGGTCGCGTCGTTCGCCGACGACGTTCGCTCCGATGGTCGCGTCGAATACGCACTCGCCCAGCAGGACGGTGGTCGGACGCTGCTGATCGTGGTTCCGTCGGTGCCGATCGATTCGACCGACGCTTCCGACCTGGTCACGTCGATCAGATCGCAGGCGCTGCTGGCGGCGGAACGTGACGGGACGAACGTGTCCGTCGGTGGGACCACCGCGTTGGTGGTCGACGCCTCTGCGGAGATATCGAGCAAATTTCTCTGGGTCGTCGCCGCAGTCCTGGCCTTCTCTCTGGTGTATCTGGGCATCGTCTTCCGAAGCGTGGTGATTCCGGTGAAGGCAGTGGCCATGAACGTGCTGGTGACCGGTGCCGCGTTGGGGGCCACCGTGGCGGTGTTCCAGTGGGGGTGGGGTTCGTCGCTCCTCGGATTCGAGAGCCCGGGCTACATTCAGGTGTACCTGCCGGTCACCGTCTTCGCAGTCGTCTTCGGGCTCTCGATGGACTACGAGGTGTTCCTCATCGGACGCATGCGAGAAGTGTTCGTGCGCAACGACGTAACCGGCACCGACACCGACAGGGCCAACGACACTGCGATCGTCGACGGGCTGGAACACACTGCCAGGCCGATCACCGCGGCAGCCGCGATCATGATCGCCGTGTTCGCTAGCTTTCTCACGGCCGACGTACTCGAGCTGCAACAGTTCGGCTTCGCGCTCGCCGTGGCTGTGCTCTTCGATGCCGTGTTGGTTCGGATGATGATGGTGCCCGCGATGATGAAGCTGTTCGGCGCGCGAAACTGGTGGCCCGGTTCGCGGGATCGTCAGGTGGTCGGCAACTGA
- the rplJ gene encoding 50S ribosomal protein L10, protein MAKPEKVSAVSEITEQFKGSTAAVVTEYRGLSVSGLTQLRRALGEGATYSVAKNTLVKRAAAEAGITGLDDLFVGPTAIAFIKGEPVDAAKAIKAFAKDNKALIVKGGYMDGATLSVDEINKIADLESREILLAKLAGAMKGNLSKAAGLFNAPASQFARLAFALQEKKAAGAPAAAEAPAEAEAPAEAPAES, encoded by the coding sequence ATGGCAAAGCCCGAAAAGGTCTCAGCAGTATCGGAGATCACCGAACAGTTCAAGGGTTCGACGGCTGCCGTCGTCACGGAATACCGTGGCCTGTCGGTGTCCGGTCTGACTCAGCTCCGGCGTGCGCTCGGCGAAGGTGCCACGTACTCCGTCGCCAAGAACACCCTGGTCAAGCGCGCAGCTGCCGAAGCCGGTATCACCGGCCTCGACGATTTGTTCGTCGGACCGACCGCCATTGCATTCATCAAGGGCGAGCCGGTCGACGCTGCGAAGGCCATCAAGGCCTTCGCGAAGGACAACAAGGCCTTGATCGTCAAGGGCGGCTACATGGACGGCGCAACGCTGTCCGTGGACGAGATCAACAAGATCGCAGACCTCGAGTCGCGCGAAATCCTGTTGGCCAAGCTCGCCGGCGCCATGAAGGGCAACTTGTCGAAGGCTGCAGGCCTGTTCAACGCTCCCGCATCGCAGTTCGCGCGTCTGGCGTTCGCGTTGCAGGAGAAGAAGGCTGCCGGCGCACCCGCCGCAGCCGAGGCACCTGCAGAAGCAGAAGCACCGGCGGAAGCTCCCGCCGAAAGCTGA
- a CDS encoding CHRD domain-containing protein produces MTTRSITRPAMSVRGTAAAVVGGTAAALMLFTAAPAGADTPVAEPDSLTSAFTAMATPDQVLNGEGVATPGQPGAMGTFTLRINSDLDIVCYDIALDGVTGDYMSPAKTATHLHQAAAGAAGPPRLAFPNPTPIGDGPRTSSGCMQGPFTTGLTPAGASADSGTGFTLDQIEANPAGFAADTHTVDFSAGAVRGQLTQIPVGSVATGGGGAALAAASDSASSSAVPVVGAVALGAIALGATAIAGVTLVARRNGTARS; encoded by the coding sequence ATGACCACACGCTCGATCACCCGCCCGGCGATGTCCGTCCGCGGCACCGCCGCAGCAGTCGTCGGTGGCACGGCCGCTGCTCTGATGCTGTTCACCGCCGCCCCGGCCGGGGCCGATACCCCTGTTGCCGAACCGGATTCGCTCACCAGCGCCTTCACCGCAATGGCAACCCCCGACCAGGTGCTCAACGGCGAGGGCGTGGCCACTCCAGGTCAGCCGGGCGCAATGGGAACCTTCACGCTGCGTATCAATTCCGACCTCGACATCGTGTGTTACGACATCGCGCTCGACGGCGTCACCGGCGACTACATGAGCCCGGCCAAGACCGCCACGCACCTCCACCAGGCGGCGGCGGGTGCGGCAGGGCCGCCGCGGTTGGCGTTCCCGAACCCGACTCCTATCGGTGACGGCCCGCGTACCAGTAGTGGCTGCATGCAGGGACCGTTCACCACCGGCCTGACGCCGGCCGGGGCCAGCGCCGACAGCGGTACCGGATTCACCTTGGATCAGATCGAAGCCAACCCGGCCGGCTTCGCGGCCGACACCCACACCGTCGACTTCTCGGCCGGTGCGGTGCGTGGGCAGCTGACCCAGATTCCGGTCGGATCAGTGGCAACCGGAGGTGGCGGCGCGGCACTCGCCGCGGCATCCGATTCGGCGTCCAGTTCGGCAGTTCCCGTTGTCGGCGCGGTAGCCCTCGGCGCAATAGCCCTGGGTGCAACGGCGATCGCGGGAGTGACGTTGGTTGCTCGCCGCAACGGAACGGCACGCAGCTGA
- a CDS encoding class F sortase has translation MTAVVVVTGCTAAPLPPAAPPPAAPSPPAESSVPAGPALDAPPSSSNASESGPTTDSVGQVPMRLSAPTIDLDEPLIGLGLTEDGQMQVPSDYDDVGWFTGGGRPGAIGSPTVLAGHVDSTTGPAVFDRLSELRPGDVVTVANGTGGRADYRVDRIGDYGKAEFPTALVFGAVPADEIRLITCSGDFDTSVGSYERNLVVYGIRQ, from the coding sequence GTGACGGCAGTGGTGGTGGTGACGGGCTGTACCGCCGCACCATTACCACCTGCCGCACCACCACCTGCCGCACCATCACCACCCGCCGAGTCGTCGGTACCGGCTGGGCCCGCGCTGGACGCGCCGCCGAGTTCGAGCAACGCATCGGAATCTGGCCCCACGACGGACTCCGTGGGGCAGGTGCCGATGCGGCTCAGCGCTCCGACCATCGATCTCGACGAGCCATTGATCGGCCTCGGTCTCACCGAAGACGGGCAGATGCAGGTGCCGAGCGACTACGACGACGTCGGATGGTTCACCGGCGGCGGCCGACCGGGCGCGATCGGCAGTCCGACTGTGCTTGCCGGGCACGTCGATTCCACGACCGGTCCCGCGGTGTTCGATCGGCTGTCCGAGCTGCGGCCGGGAGATGTCGTCACGGTGGCGAACGGGACGGGTGGCCGAGCCGACTACCGCGTCGATCGGATCGGCGACTACGGCAAAGCGGAGTTTCCGACGGCGCTGGTCTTCGGGGCGGTGCCTGCCGACGAGATCCGGCTGATCACGTGCTCGGGTGATTTCGATACGTCCGTGGGTAGCTACGAGCGCAACCTGGTCGTCTACGGGATTCGGCAGTAG
- a CDS encoding RNA polymerase sigma factor, with protein MSIGSVIELDFDVAAAYDEHASAMLGFAVNALRDRTLAEDCVQETFLRAWRARSRFEPGRGSLRTWLFAIERNVIVDVQRSLSRMPISASERIEDVDRQSVAISRDTSPDVDERLRIVAALALLSPDHRQVVVAVHLAGTTYAELSESTGVAVRTLRTRAFYALRALRDHLEGQEEA; from the coding sequence ATGAGCATCGGGAGCGTGATCGAACTGGACTTCGACGTCGCTGCCGCGTACGACGAGCACGCGTCGGCCATGCTCGGTTTCGCCGTCAATGCGCTACGCGACCGAACGCTCGCCGAGGATTGCGTCCAGGAGACGTTTCTTCGCGCATGGCGAGCTCGATCCCGCTTCGAGCCAGGTCGAGGATCGCTGCGCACATGGTTGTTCGCCATCGAACGCAACGTCATCGTCGACGTCCAACGGTCGCTGAGCAGAATGCCGATATCTGCGTCGGAACGGATCGAGGACGTCGACCGGCAATCGGTTGCGATCTCGCGGGACACCAGCCCCGACGTCGACGAGCGGCTGCGCATCGTCGCCGCGCTGGCGCTGCTCTCTCCCGACCACCGACAGGTCGTCGTCGCCGTGCACCTGGCCGGAACGACCTACGCGGAGCTCTCCGAGTCGACGGGAGTGGCCGTGCGAACACTGCGCACCCGCGCCTTCTACGCATTGAGGGCGCTGCGAGACCATCTCGAGGGACAGGAGGAAGCATGA